One segment of Solanum stenotomum isolate F172 chromosome 1, ASM1918654v1, whole genome shotgun sequence DNA contains the following:
- the LOC125874415 gene encoding uncharacterized protein LOC125874415 isoform X1, whose amino-acid sequence MDEPDQLELLNHLEGILESDPLIDEIGFIHPSQFVLLNEDVGTPSTSVGSVQKTNFRTLFWIRDHKLGISTKVLFPLYVAVKNAFVEAYKNYKVLHRDDKNASMCSSSSSLSLESELMKHSRALLILSCDFGTAWNSRKLVLSKKQSLSMFMNELIFSSVILSHSPKSEQAWSQRRWVIKMIAGNCSNLQEIMERESELVKKLAERSKMNYRAWYHRCWLVSYMSAEQVLQEFNKSREWAGLHVADNSCFHYRERLMLRLFEESEYSQDQDASFDPELHKLLKDEFNWVEKLIKRYVGREALWLHRRFLLTYWIRYFACGDHDRSLPSNQRNIRMVDIDMLIDNELELFRSCTILPDSDFEDYQAQATFAATYMVWLKKQLAGALAIDIQKVETSRLKSLLTNVCPEKSLLWNYLPELCEIT is encoded by the exons ATGGATGAGCCTGATCAGTTGGAGCTTCTGAATCATTTAGAGGGCATATTGGAGTCCGACCCTCTCAT TGATGAAATAGGGTTCATTCACCCTTCCCAGTTTGTCTTATTGAATGAAGATGTTGGCACTCCTTCAACATCTGTTGGTTCTGtacaaaaaacaaattttaggACACTTTTCTGGATTAGGGATCACAAGTTGGGCATCTCAACCAAGGTTCTCTTTCCACTTTATGTTGCGGTCAAGAATGCATTTGTGGAAgcatataaaaattataaagtgCTCCATAGAGATGATAAAAATGCTTCAATGTGTTCCTCGTCTTCTTCACTTAGTCTCGAAAGTGAATTGATGAAGCACAGTAGGGCACTATTGATTCTAAGTTGTGATTTTGGAACAGCGTGGAATTCCAG GAAGCTTGTTCTGTCAAAGAAGCAATCTCTTTCCATGTTCATGAATGAGCTTATCTTTTCATCTGTGATTCTCTCTCATTCACCTAAAAGTGAACAAGCATGGAGCCAAAG GAGGTGGGTGATCAAGATGATTGCTGGAAATTGTTCAAATCTGCAAGAGATTATGGAAAGAGAATCCGAGTTAGTGAAAAAACTAGCAGAG AGATCAAAGATGAATTATCGTGCATGGTATCACCGTTGCTGGTTAGTTTCCTACATGTCAGCGGAACAG GTGCTGCAGGAGTTTAACAAGTCACGGGAGTGGGCTGGCCTCCATGTTGCTGATAACTCTTGCTTTCATTACCGTGAA CGGTTGATGCTTCGTCTGTTTGAAGAATCAGAATATAGCCAGGATCAAGATGCTAGCTTTGATCCAGAACTTCATAAATTGTTGAAG GATGAGTTCAACTGGGTGGAGAAGTTGATAAAACGTTATGTGGGGAGAGAG GCACTGTGGCTTCATCGCCGCTTCCTCTTAACTTACTGGATAAGATATTTTGCATGCGGTGATCATGATAGATCCTTGCCTTCTAACCAGAGAAACATCAGGATGGTTGATATTGACATGCTCATAGATAATGAATTAGAACTATTTCGTTCCTGCACAATTCTACCCGACAGTGACTTTGAGGACTATCAAGCTCAAGCAACCTTTGCTGCTACTTATATGGTGTGGCTCAAAAAG CAATTAGCAGGGGCTCTGGCGATTGATATTCAAAAGGTGGAAACAAGCAGACTGAAGTCACTCCTGACTAATGTATGCCCAGAAAAGAGCTTACTTTGGAATTATTTGCCTGAGCTATGTGAAATCACATAG
- the LOC125872956 gene encoding proteasome subunit alpha type-7, protein MARYDRAITVFSPDGHLFQVEYAMEAVRKGNAAVGVRGTDTVVLGVEKKSTPKLQDSRSVRKIVNLDDHIALACAGLKADARVLVNKARIECQSHRLTVEDPVTVEYITRYIAGLQQKYTQSGGVRPFGLSTLIIGFDPHTGVPSLYQTDPSGTFSAWKANATGRNSNSTREFLEKNYKETSGQETVKLAIRALLEVVESGGKNIEVAVMTKEHGLKQLEEAEIDAIVAEIEAEKAAAEAAKKAPPKET, encoded by the exons ATGGCTAGATACGACAGAGCGATCACCGTTTTCTCGCCGGACGGCCACTTATTCCAAGTGGAGTACGCGATGGAAGCCGTACGCAAAGGAAACGCCGCCGTCGGTGTACGTGGAACTGACACTGTTGTCCTTGGCGTTGAGAAGAAGTCCACTCCCAAGCTTCAAGACTCCAG GTCAGTAAGAAAGATTGTAAATCTAGATGATCACATTGCATTGGCGTGTGCTGGGCTGAAAGCAGATGCACGAGTGCTTGTGAATAAGGCACGCATTGAGTGTCAGAGTCATAGGCTTACGGTTGAAGATCCTGTTACTGTTGAGTACATAACTCGTTACATTGCTGGTCTTCAGCAAAAGTACACTCAaagtggtggggtgaggccatTTGGTCTATCCACCTTGATCATTGGTTTTGACCCACACACAGGTGTCCCCTCACTTTACCAAACAGATCCATCGGGTACATTCTCAGCTTGGAAAGCCAATGCGACTGGTAGAAACTCCAACTCTACTagggaattcttggagaagaatTACAAAGAAACATCTGGCCAGGAAACTGTGAAACTAGCAATACGTGCTTTGCTTGAA GTTGTTGAAAGTGGTGGAAAAAACATAGAAGTTGCTGTGATGACAAAAGAGCATGGGCTTAAGCAACTTGAGGAAGCTGAAATTGATGCCATTGTTGCTGAGATCGAAGCAGAGAAAGCTGCTGCAGAAGCAGCCAAAAAGGCCCCACCGAAGGAAACCTAG
- the LOC125874415 gene encoding uncharacterized protein LOC125874415 isoform X2, with translation MDEPDQLELLNHLEGILESDPLIDEIGFIHPSQFVLLNEDVGTPSTSVGSVQKTNFRTLFWIRDHKLGISTKVLFPLYVAVKNAFVEAYKNYKVLHRDDKNASMCSSSSSLSLESELMKHSRALLILSCDFGTAWNSRKLVLSKKQSLSMFMNELIFSSVILSHSPKSEQAWSQRRWVIKMIAGNCSNLQEIMERESELVKKLAERSKMNYRAWYHRCWLVSYMSAEQVLQEFNKSREWAGLHVADNSCFHYRERLMLRLFEESEYSQDQDASFDPELHKLLKDEFNWVEKLIKRYVGREALWLHRRFLLTYWIRYFACGDHDRSLPSNQRNIRMVDIDMLIDNELELFRSCTILPDSDFEDYQAQATFAATYMQLAGALAIDIQKVETSRLKSLLTNVCPEKSLLWNYLPELCEIT, from the exons ATGGATGAGCCTGATCAGTTGGAGCTTCTGAATCATTTAGAGGGCATATTGGAGTCCGACCCTCTCAT TGATGAAATAGGGTTCATTCACCCTTCCCAGTTTGTCTTATTGAATGAAGATGTTGGCACTCCTTCAACATCTGTTGGTTCTGtacaaaaaacaaattttaggACACTTTTCTGGATTAGGGATCACAAGTTGGGCATCTCAACCAAGGTTCTCTTTCCACTTTATGTTGCGGTCAAGAATGCATTTGTGGAAgcatataaaaattataaagtgCTCCATAGAGATGATAAAAATGCTTCAATGTGTTCCTCGTCTTCTTCACTTAGTCTCGAAAGTGAATTGATGAAGCACAGTAGGGCACTATTGATTCTAAGTTGTGATTTTGGAACAGCGTGGAATTCCAG GAAGCTTGTTCTGTCAAAGAAGCAATCTCTTTCCATGTTCATGAATGAGCTTATCTTTTCATCTGTGATTCTCTCTCATTCACCTAAAAGTGAACAAGCATGGAGCCAAAG GAGGTGGGTGATCAAGATGATTGCTGGAAATTGTTCAAATCTGCAAGAGATTATGGAAAGAGAATCCGAGTTAGTGAAAAAACTAGCAGAG AGATCAAAGATGAATTATCGTGCATGGTATCACCGTTGCTGGTTAGTTTCCTACATGTCAGCGGAACAG GTGCTGCAGGAGTTTAACAAGTCACGGGAGTGGGCTGGCCTCCATGTTGCTGATAACTCTTGCTTTCATTACCGTGAA CGGTTGATGCTTCGTCTGTTTGAAGAATCAGAATATAGCCAGGATCAAGATGCTAGCTTTGATCCAGAACTTCATAAATTGTTGAAG GATGAGTTCAACTGGGTGGAGAAGTTGATAAAACGTTATGTGGGGAGAGAG GCACTGTGGCTTCATCGCCGCTTCCTCTTAACTTACTGGATAAGATATTTTGCATGCGGTGATCATGATAGATCCTTGCCTTCTAACCAGAGAAACATCAGGATGGTTGATATTGACATGCTCATAGATAATGAATTAGAACTATTTCGTTCCTGCACAATTCTACCCGACAGTGACTTTGAGGACTATCAAGCTCAAGCAACCTTTGCTGCTACTTATATG CAATTAGCAGGGGCTCTGGCGATTGATATTCAAAAGGTGGAAACAAGCAGACTGAAGTCACTCCTGACTAATGTATGCCCAGAAAAGAGCTTACTTTGGAATTATTTGCCTGAGCTATGTGAAATCACATAG
- the LOC125867471 gene encoding senescence/dehydration-associated protein At4g35985, chloroplastic-like: MASQNPTPPKLYPEVIDSNPESTSPFLTNTQKNKSSSSMYPTIDMKELAENLFPETENNQPNQNSNFVSLEEVIVQIPGAIVHLIDKERSIELASGEFEIVQLKQGDNVVAVLARVGDQIQWPLARDEAAVKLDESHYFFTLRVPSEANDEDGYAENLLNYGLTIASKGQERVLKELDLVLEKYSAFRVEKVKKDKGVAEKWWMAPKDVSPEEMEKKKEDMERSSAAYWTTLAPNVEDYSSSIARMIAAGSGQLIKGILWCGDVTVDRLKWGNDVLMKRMGKGSNSEISPEAMRRMRRVKKMTKMSEKVATGILSGVVKVSGFFTSSIVNSKAGQRFFSLLPGEIVLASLDGFNKVCDAVEVAGKNVMSTTSVVTTGLVQQRHGDQAAQMTREGFDAAGHALGTAWAVFKIRKALNPKGAIKPTTVAKAAAQANLAKLKSKQKRSK; the protein is encoded by the exons ATGGCTTCTCAAAATCCAACTCCTCCCAAATTATACCCAGAAGTAATTGATTCAAACCCAGAATCTACTTCTCCATTTCTTACAAATACCCAAAAGAACAAATCATCTTCTTCTATGTACCCAACTATTGACATGAAAGAGCTAGCAGAGAATCTATTCCCAGAAACTGAAAACAATCAACCTAATCAAAATTCCAACTTTGTGTCACTAGAAGAAGTAATTGTCCAAATCCCAGGTGCGATTGTCCATCTGATCGACAAAGAACGTAGCATCGAACTCGCTAGTGGTGAATTCGAGATCGTTCAACTAAAACAGGGAGACAATGTTGTTGCTGTTCTTGCACGTGTCGGAGATCAGATTCAATGGCCTTTAGCGAGAGATGAAGCTGCTGTTAAGCTTGATGAATCTCACTATTTCTTCACTCTTCGTGTACCTTCTGAAGCAAATGATGAAGATGGATACGCAGAGAATTTACTCAACTATGGTTTAACAATAGCTTCGAAAGGGCAAGAAAGGGTGTTAAAGGAGTTAGATTTAGTATTGGAGAAGTACAGTGCGTTTAGAgtggagaaagtgaagaaggATAAAGGGGTTGCAGAAAAATGGTGGATGGCGCCAAAAGATGTTTCACCAGAAGAGATGGAGAAGAAAAAGGAGGATATGGAGAGGAGTTCTGCAGCTTACTGGACAACTTTAGCTCCGAATGTTGAGGATTATAGTAGCAGTATTGCAAGAATGATTGCAGCCGGGTCGGGTCAGTTGATAAAGGGGATATTGTGGTGTGGGGATGTTACTGTGGATAGGTTGAAGTGGGGGAATGATGTGTTGATGAAGAGGATGGGAAAAGGAAGTAACTCTGAGATTAGCCCTGAGGCTATGAGGAGGATGAGAAG GGTGAAGAAGATGACAAAAATGTCAGAGAAAGTGGCAACTGGTATACTCTCAGGTGTAGTGAAGGTCTCTGGATTCTTCACAAGTTCTATTGTGAACTCAAAAGCTGGTCAGAGATTCTTTAGCCTTCTTCCTGGAGAAATTGTTCTTGCTTCCTTGGATGGATTCA ATAAGGTTTGTGATGCTGTGGAAGTGGCCGGAAAGAATGTGATGTCAACAACCTCAGTAGTGACAACTGGTCTTGTTCAACAGAG GCATGGTGACCAAGCGGCACAGATGACACGTGAAGGATTCGATGCTGCAGGGCATGCTTTAGGGACTGCGTGGGCTGTGTTTAAGATAAGAAAAGCTCTGAATCCAAAGGGTGCTATCAAGCCTACTACAGTTGCAAAAGCTGCTGCTCAAGCTAACCTTGCTAAGCTGAAGAGCAAGCAGAAGAGAAGTAAATAG
- the LOC125844492 gene encoding pentatricopeptide repeat-containing protein At3g03580-like, whose product MGKVKDADELFEKIPEKNVVIWSIMIHGYSKNGLYKKSVERFTSMRNLGLVPNSFTIVGVLVGISGLKDLLLGQSVHGLIVKLGWEDNSFVGTSLLEAYAKCGNINDSCKIFEDIKSQGLVPWNAMISAFVHNGLFEEAFLLFNRSRESGLFPNSMTVMALTQSCVAMGSKCLCESVHAMVVKLGLVFDIQVNNSLLFLYSSLMELPAAWEIFDTMEEKDVISWSTMMSLLVHLEYASDAIKIFLHMRDSTNEYDHLILMNLISACGISGNLKMGKSVHAQVITQGFGSELPLHNAMITMYARCEDLNSSRTVFDHSTMKSMVSWTSIISGLLHNGRPREALDMFIRVRIEENFFIDSVLLVSALNTAGEMVASELCMQLHCHTIKTGLTNYGSIQNSLISTYSKCGNVELANNVFERMAFLRDIVSWNAIINGYGINGHGETALSLFYEFRKSGGIPDSATYLSILSACSHSGLASDGLLIFSQIIEENRIKVSAEHYGCIADLLARAGYLPDVSSFLNGDGKTLWKAILNGCARNSDLKLAEFAARKFHEQIKKDPGQLVLLSNLYASVGRFKDAEALRWSMDTEKLIKVPGFSILSGNR is encoded by the coding sequence ATGGGAAAAGTTAAAGATGCAGATGAGCTGTTTGAGAAAATACCTGAAAAGAATGTTGTTATTTGGTCAATCATGATCCATGGTTATTCTAAAAATGGGTTATACAAAAAATCAGTTGAACGTTTCACCTCAATGAGAAATTTAGGTTTAGTGCCTAACTCATTCACCATTGTGGGTGTTCTTGTGGGGATCTCAGGATTGAAGGACTTATTACTTGGACAATCAGTTCATGGGCTGATAGTGAAGTTGGGGTGGGAAGATAATTCATTTGTGGGTACTTCACTTCTAGAGGCTTATGCAAAATGTGGAAATATCAATGACTCTTGCAAGATTTTTGAGGACATAAAAAGTCAAGGCTTGGTTCCATGGAATGCAATGATAAGTGCATTTGTACATAATGGACTCTTTGAAGAGGCTTTCTTGTTATTTAATAGGTCTAGAGAGTCTGGTTTGTTTCCTAATTCAATGACAGTCATGGCCTTGACACAGAGCTGTGTGGCTATGGGATCGAAATGTCTTTGTGAATCAGTTCATGCCATGGTTGTTAAGTTAGGTCTTGTGTTTGATATACAGGTCAACAATTCACTTCTTTTTCTGTATTCAAGTTTGATGGAGTTACCTGCTGCTTGGGAGATTTTCGATACAATGGAAGAGAAAGATGTCATCAGTTGGTCAACGATGATGAGCTTACTGGTTCACCTAGAATATGCTTCAGATGCTATAAAGATTTTCCTCCATATGAGAGATTCTACGAATGAATATGATCACCTCATCCTAATGAATCTCATTTCAGCTTGTGGAATTTCGGGGAACTTGAAGATGGGAAAATCTGTTCATGCTCAAGTAATAACTCAAGGTTTTGGATCAGAGCTTCCTTTACATAATGCCATGATTACTATGTATGCAAGATGTGAAGACTTGAATTCTTCAAGAACTGTGTTTGATCATTCAACCATGAAGAGTATGGTATCATGGACATCTATCATTTCAGGACTTTTACATAATGGAAGGCCCAGGGAAGCACTAGATATGTTCATTCGTGTTAGAATTGAAGAAAATTTCTTCATTGATTCGGTTCTTCTGGTGAGTGCACTAAATACTGCTGGTGAAATGGTTGCTTCAGAACTCTGCATGCAGCTTCATTGCCATACTATAAAAACAGGGCTTACAAACTATGGAAGTATTCAGAATAGCCTCATATCAACCTACTCTAAGTGTGGGAATGTTGAACTTGCAAACAATGTTTTTGAGCGAATGGCATTTCTTCGTGATATTGTATCATGGAATGCTATTATAAATGGGTATGGTATCAATGGCCATGGAGAAACTGCTCTTTCGCTGTTCTATGAGTTCAGAAAGAGTGGAGGAATACCTGACAGTGCTACTTACTTGAGCATTTTGAGTGCTTGTAGCCATTCAGGATTGGCAAGTGATGGTTTGTTGATCTTCAGTCagataattgaagaaaatagaATCAAAGTTAGTGCAGAACATTATGGCTGTATCGCTGATTTGCTTGCTCGGGCAGGATACTTGCCTGATGTAAGTTCGTTCTTGAATGGAGATGGTAAGACTCTTTGGAAGGCTATATTGAACGGATGTGCACGTAATAGCGATTTAAAATTAGCAGAATTTGCTGCAAGAAAGTTTCATGAGCAGATTAAAAAAGATCCTGGACAACTTGTGCTACTCTCAAATCTTTATGCATCAGTTGGGAGATTTAAAGATGCAGAAGCCCTTAGGTGGAGCATGGACACAGAGAAATTGATTAAAGTTCCAGGATTCAGCATTCTCAGTGGAAATCGATAG
- the LOC125846993 gene encoding uncharacterized protein LOC125846993, producing MGSAPPAAATKVSHSTVEKAVDALLKWKESKSKTEKPQLLPQDDFIYLNLTLKKIPPKPRTNAFRIPFPHPLHDASSELCLIIDDRPNSKLTSDAAKKIIKSQNIPITKVIKLSKLKTNYKPFEAKRKLCDSYDLFLVDRRIVHLLPKLLGKQFFKKKKLPLPLDLTHKNWKEQVERACGSGLFYLRTGTCCMMRIGKGSMDSAQIVDNAFEAIKGVVQVVPKKWGGVRSLHLRLSDSLALPLYQALPEIKLKIQGFKEKEAEVRDEEVSGGLVEVEESGRKAEEGSGKKKGKNKGRIHEVRYMDLDSGVDELGSDDDDVGNNEEEENSDEDIEESDDHEVEKVKKGKAEKGSILSELNGEKKAKKFKKAEQQMKSKLSLKDGKKKKKSSELEKKLKDGSVKAKSKRSKISA from the coding sequence ATGGGATCTGCTCCACCCGCCGCCGCCACGAAGGTTAGCCACTCCACCGTAGAGAAGGCAGTGGATGCTCTTCTCAAATGGAAAGAGTCCAAGTCGAAAACTGAAAAACCCCAATTACTCCCACAAGACGATTTCATCTACCTTAATCTCACTCTTAAGAAAATACCACCAAAACCTCGTACAAACGCTTTCAGAATCCCTTTCCCTCACCCTCTTCATGATGCTTCCTCTGAACTCTGTCTTATCATTGACGACAGACCCAATTCCAAGCTCACTTCGGATGCTGCCAAAAAGATTATTAAATCCCAAAACATACCCATCAccaaagtcattaaactttcGAAGCTTAAGACTAACTACAAACCCTTTGAAGCAAAGAGAAAGCTTTGTGATTCATATGATCTTTTCTTGGTTGACAGAAGGATTGTCCATTTGCTTCCTAAGCTTCTAGGTAAGcagtttttcaagaaaaagaagCTGCCTTTGCCATTAGACTTGACACACAAGAATTGGAAGGAGCAAGTGGAAAGGGCTTGTGGGTCTGGgttgttttacttgaggactGGAACTTGTTGTATGATGAGGATTGGTAAGGGTTCAATGGACTCTGCACAGATTGTTGACAATGCCTTTGAAGCAATAAAGGGTGTTGTTCAGGTGGTTCCCAAAAAATGGGGTGGTGTGAGAAGCTTGCACTTGAGACTTTCTGATTCTTTGGCATTGCCTTTGTATCAAGCATTGCCCGAGATCAAACTCAAGATTCAGGGATTTAAGGAGAAAGAAGCTGAGGTTAGAGATGAAGAAGTGAGTGGTGGTTTGGTTGAGGTTGAGGAGAGTGGCAGGAAAGCTGAAGAGGGATCAGGGAAGAAGAAGGGGAAGAATAAAGGGAGGATTCATGAAGTTAGGTATATGGACTTAGACTCTGGTGTAGATGAATTGGGaagtgatgatgatgatgttggtAATAATGAAGAGGAGGAAAACAGTGACGAAGACATCGAGGAGAGTGATGATCATGAAGTTGAGAAAGTGAAAAAGGGGAAAGCTGAGAAGGGTAGTATCCTCAGTGAGTTGAACGGTGAGAAGAAGgcaaaaaagtttaaaaaagcTGAGCAACAAATGAAAAGTAAGTTGTCTTTGAAAGatggaaagaagaagaagaagagttctGAGCTAGAGAAAAAGCTGAAGGATGGGTCAGTGAAAGCAAAGAGTAAGAGAAGCAAGATAAGCGCATAA
- the LOC125874415 gene encoding uncharacterized protein LOC125874415 isoform X3, with protein MDEPDQLELLNHLEGILESDPLIDEIGFIHPSQFVLLNEDVGTPSTSVGSVQKTNFRTLFWIRDHKLGISTKVLFPLYVAVKNAFVEAYKNYKVLHRDDKNASMCSSSSSLSLESELMKHSRALLILSCDFGTAWNSRKLVLSKKQSLSMFMNELIFSSVILSHSPKSEQAWSQRRWVIKMIAGNCSNLQEIMERESELVKKLAERSKMNYRAWYHRCWLVSYMSAEQVLQEFNKSREWAGLHVADNSCFHYRERLMLRLFEESEYSQDQDASFDPELHKLLKALWLHRRFLLTYWIRYFACGDHDRSLPSNQRNIRMVDIDMLIDNELELFRSCTILPDSDFEDYQAQATFAATYMVWLKKQLAGALAIDIQKVETSRLKSLLTNVCPEKSLLWNYLPELCEIT; from the exons ATGGATGAGCCTGATCAGTTGGAGCTTCTGAATCATTTAGAGGGCATATTGGAGTCCGACCCTCTCAT TGATGAAATAGGGTTCATTCACCCTTCCCAGTTTGTCTTATTGAATGAAGATGTTGGCACTCCTTCAACATCTGTTGGTTCTGtacaaaaaacaaattttaggACACTTTTCTGGATTAGGGATCACAAGTTGGGCATCTCAACCAAGGTTCTCTTTCCACTTTATGTTGCGGTCAAGAATGCATTTGTGGAAgcatataaaaattataaagtgCTCCATAGAGATGATAAAAATGCTTCAATGTGTTCCTCGTCTTCTTCACTTAGTCTCGAAAGTGAATTGATGAAGCACAGTAGGGCACTATTGATTCTAAGTTGTGATTTTGGAACAGCGTGGAATTCCAG GAAGCTTGTTCTGTCAAAGAAGCAATCTCTTTCCATGTTCATGAATGAGCTTATCTTTTCATCTGTGATTCTCTCTCATTCACCTAAAAGTGAACAAGCATGGAGCCAAAG GAGGTGGGTGATCAAGATGATTGCTGGAAATTGTTCAAATCTGCAAGAGATTATGGAAAGAGAATCCGAGTTAGTGAAAAAACTAGCAGAG AGATCAAAGATGAATTATCGTGCATGGTATCACCGTTGCTGGTTAGTTTCCTACATGTCAGCGGAACAG GTGCTGCAGGAGTTTAACAAGTCACGGGAGTGGGCTGGCCTCCATGTTGCTGATAACTCTTGCTTTCATTACCGTGAA CGGTTGATGCTTCGTCTGTTTGAAGAATCAGAATATAGCCAGGATCAAGATGCTAGCTTTGATCCAGAACTTCATAAATTGTTGAAG GCACTGTGGCTTCATCGCCGCTTCCTCTTAACTTACTGGATAAGATATTTTGCATGCGGTGATCATGATAGATCCTTGCCTTCTAACCAGAGAAACATCAGGATGGTTGATATTGACATGCTCATAGATAATGAATTAGAACTATTTCGTTCCTGCACAATTCTACCCGACAGTGACTTTGAGGACTATCAAGCTCAAGCAACCTTTGCTGCTACTTATATGGTGTGGCTCAAAAAG CAATTAGCAGGGGCTCTGGCGATTGATATTCAAAAGGTGGAAACAAGCAGACTGAAGTCACTCCTGACTAATGTATGCCCAGAAAAGAGCTTACTTTGGAATTATTTGCCTGAGCTATGTGAAATCACATAG